The Novosphingobium sp. G106 genome contains a region encoding:
- a CDS encoding DUF5801 repeats-in-toxin domain-containing protein, translating into MPATGTNGQDIAYGGYINTVGAGLTISQLTGGNAHANMRISLWKAGGGTTPEESFSYIDNAFTNESTISDDTALHDDALVSVGQVKVTHAGVVLTWGTGGAAFGTTQSGVKVSLVDAFATINAPGLDSFEVTGLGSLDNVDWTAAGGASFNRIKLTALATTSAFDLGGLQITEGTTSSAGLGSHLLVDDDAPTITAPGTQPILTVDETTLSGDDTKGFAGAFTSSFGSDGAEAGGGIVYTLGIGAGSTGLFDTATGAEAVLSLVGGQVLGKVGALTVFVVSVDGTQPSHARPAARGPPQRS; encoded by the coding sequence GTGCCTGCTACCGGGACGAACGGGCAGGACATCGCCTACGGCGGCTACATCAACACGGTGGGAGCAGGCCTGACGATTTCCCAGCTCACCGGCGGCAACGCCCATGCCAACATGCGCATTTCCTTGTGGAAGGCAGGCGGCGGCACGACGCCCGAAGAGAGCTTTTCCTACATCGACAACGCATTCACGAATGAATCGACTATCAGCGATGATACAGCCCTGCACGATGATGCGCTGGTCTCGGTTGGGCAGGTCAAGGTTACGCATGCTGGTGTGGTTCTGACCTGGGGAACTGGCGGCGCGGCGTTCGGCACCACACAGTCGGGCGTCAAGGTTTCGCTGGTCGACGCCTTCGCCACCATCAATGCGCCGGGCCTCGATAGCTTTGAGGTTACCGGTCTCGGCTCGCTCGACAATGTCGATTGGACCGCCGCCGGCGGCGCCTCCTTCAATCGCATCAAGCTCACAGCCCTCGCGACTACCAGCGCCTTCGACCTCGGCGGGCTCCAGATCACCGAGGGCACGACTTCCAGCGCGGGCCTCGGGTCCCACCTGCTGGTCGACGATGATGCGCCGACGATTACGGCCCCCGGCACGCAGCCAATACTAACTGTCGATGAGACGACCCTCTCCGGCGACGACACCAAGGGCTTCGCGGGCGCGTTTACTTCCTCATTTGGCAGCGACGGTGCAGAGGCGGGCGGCGGGATCGTTTACACGCTGGGCATCGGTGCCGGCTCGACGGGCCTGTTCGACACAGCCACGGGAGCTGAGGCGGTGTTGAGCCTTGTCGGCGGGCAGGTGCTCGGCAAGGTCGGCGCACTGACCGTGTTCGTGGTCAGCGTCGACGGCACACAGCCAAGTCACGCTCGACCAGCAGCGCGCGGTCCTCCACAACGATCCTAA